In the genome of Vicia villosa cultivar HV-30 ecotype Madison, WI linkage group LG7, Vvil1.0, whole genome shotgun sequence, one region contains:
- the LOC131617432 gene encoding protein LURP-one-related 7-like, which translates to MELLQTSDYPYTATDDHYIPIDLFGSKKHAGLPRGILSFTDASGNIVFKVHRQPSNPSSISSPPPKDIKLLLDPDDHPLFSIHGYQNGIWKCYKGSGDGEKELVFEVKRTVKTFNRIELEVIFVGQRLNDNVCDLRVIGSPFKRSCSIYKDTDLVAQSSLMYKLNQIYVSRGKFRLTIFPGSIDHGLIVALFVIFLNGRK; encoded by the exons ATGGAATTATTGCAAACTTCAGATTATCCTTACACAGCCACCGATGATCACTACATCCCAATCGATCTCTTCGGTTCCAAAAAACACGCCGGACTTCCACGTGGCATCCTATCCTTCACCGATGCATCAGGTAACATAGTCTTCAAGGTCCACCGCCAACCATCCAATCCCAGTTCCATCTCCTCTCCTCCTCCCAAGGATATCAAACTCTTGCTCGATCCCGACGATCATCCTCTCTTCTCCATCCACGGATATCAA aatgGGATTTGGAAATGTTATAAGGGAAGTGGCGATGGAGAAAAGGAGCTTGTGTTTGAAGTGAAAAGGACCGTGAAAACATTTAATAGAATTGAGTTAGAGGTGATTTTTGTTGGTCAGAGGTTAAACGACAACGTTTGTGACTTGAGAGTTATAGGTTCTCCTTTCAAGAGATCATGTAGCATCTATAAGGATACTGATTTGGTGGCACAg AGTAGTCTTATGTACAAGCTTAATCAGATATATGTGAGTAGGGGTAAATTTCGTCTCACAATTTTTCCTGGGAGTATAGACCATGGTCTTATTGTGGCTTTGTTTGTGATATTCTTGAATGGGAGAAAATAG